One window from the genome of Streptomyces sp. NBC_00708 encodes:
- a CDS encoding response regulator transcription factor: MPRVLLIEDDPSVREGVELGLRRRGHDLRAVGTGEAGLAALGEFRPDLVLLDLMLPGMNGVQVCRSIRETSQLPVIMLTARGDDFDVVVGLEAGADDYIVKPARTEVIEARIRAVLRRLTAPAGRGGTESHGQLTVDRAGLAVAKAGERLLLAPSELKLLLHLSASPEQVFSRQQLLEYVWEHSYHGDARLVDACVRRLRQKIEDVPGSPRYIQTVRGFGYRFGPLT, from the coding sequence ATGCCTCGCGTGCTCCTGATCGAAGACGACCCCTCCGTCCGGGAAGGGGTCGAACTGGGCCTGCGCAGGCGCGGACACGACCTCCGGGCCGTCGGCACGGGCGAGGCCGGGCTCGCCGCGCTGGGGGAGTTCCGGCCCGACCTGGTCCTCCTCGACCTGATGCTCCCCGGCATGAACGGCGTCCAGGTCTGCCGCAGCATCCGCGAGACCAGCCAGCTGCCCGTCATCATGCTCACCGCGCGCGGCGACGACTTCGACGTCGTCGTGGGCCTGGAGGCCGGCGCCGACGACTACATCGTCAAGCCCGCCCGTACCGAGGTCATCGAGGCCCGCATCCGGGCCGTGCTGCGCCGACTCACCGCCCCCGCCGGGCGCGGCGGCACCGAATCGCACGGCCAACTCACCGTCGACCGCGCGGGCCTCGCCGTCGCCAAGGCCGGCGAACGGCTGCTCCTCGCCCCCTCCGAACTCAAGCTCCTGCTCCACCTCTCGGCCTCGCCCGAACAGGTCTTCAGCCGCCAGCAGCTGCTGGAGTACGTGTGGGAGCACAGCTACCACGGGGACGCCCGGCTGGTCGACGCCTGCGTGCGCAGACTGCGCCAGAAGATCGAGGACGTGCCCGGCAGCCCCCGCTACATACAAACGGTCCGGGGCTTCGGCTACCGCTTCGGACCGCTCACGTGA